Proteins encoded together in one Paracidovorax wautersii window:
- the gspM gene encoding type II secretion system protein GspM, producing the protein MKALAPHLAPWQARWQGLARREQTLLLAAAALVAFAVLWWLLMAPALQTLRTAPARHAELDAQLQRMLTLQAEAQQLQGAPRVPAADAMRTLQSGVAQRLGSGAQVSAAGDRATVTLKGVPADRLADWLSQARSAAHAVPLEMRLVRSPAAAAPAARPGAPASAAGSAAPPADTDGRPRWDGTVVLALPSL; encoded by the coding sequence GTGAAGGCGCTCGCTCCCCATCTCGCGCCCTGGCAGGCCCGTTGGCAGGGCCTTGCCCGCCGCGAACAGACCTTGCTGCTGGCCGCAGCGGCCTTGGTTGCCTTCGCCGTGCTGTGGTGGCTGCTGATGGCGCCCGCGCTGCAGACGCTGCGCACGGCGCCGGCCCGCCATGCCGAACTCGATGCGCAGTTGCAGCGCATGCTGACCCTGCAGGCCGAGGCGCAGCAGCTGCAGGGCGCCCCTCGGGTGCCCGCCGCCGACGCGATGCGCACCCTGCAGTCGGGCGTGGCGCAGCGTCTGGGCAGCGGGGCCCAGGTGTCGGCCGCTGGCGACCGCGCCACCGTCACGCTGAAGGGCGTGCCGGCCGACCGCCTGGCCGACTGGCTGTCGCAGGCGCGCAGCGCCGCCCATGCGGTGCCGCTGGAAATGCGCCTCGTGCGCAGCCCGGCCGCCGCGGCCCCTGCGGCCCGACCTGGCGCGCCGGCATCCGCCGCTGGGTCTGCAGCACCGCCCGCCGACACCGATGGCCGCCCCCGCTGGGACGGCACCGTCGTGCTCGCCCTGCCGTCTCTCTGA
- the gspN gene encoding type II secretion system protein N: MPRLSRPLSRSAAPRTPWRWAVLGALLGALPAMAIFAPARWLANGIARASGGQVQLLQPRGTVWTGSAQLVLSGGAGSQDRAALPGRLDWQLRPAWTGARALLRMDCCMAEPLQLQVVPGWRSAHVAIADHQSQWPAAVLGGLGTPWNTLQPQGRLALQTRGLTVDWAAGRTVLSGQMQLDALGMSSRLSTLRPMGSYRLALQGGNAPTLTLTTLEGALLLSGSGQWVGQRLRFTGEATAAPDREAALANLLNIIGRRTGARSIITVG; encoded by the coding sequence GTGCCCCGGCTGTCCCGTCCTCTTTCCCGCTCCGCTGCGCCGCGCACGCCGTGGCGCTGGGCGGTGCTGGGCGCGCTCTTGGGTGCGCTGCCGGCGATGGCCATCTTCGCGCCTGCACGCTGGCTGGCCAACGGCATCGCCCGGGCCAGCGGCGGACAGGTGCAGTTGCTGCAGCCCCGTGGCACCGTCTGGACAGGCTCCGCCCAGCTGGTGCTTTCCGGCGGCGCAGGCAGCCAGGATCGGGCCGCCCTGCCAGGCCGGCTGGACTGGCAGCTGCGTCCCGCCTGGACCGGCGCCCGCGCCCTGCTGCGCATGGACTGTTGCATGGCAGAACCACTGCAGCTGCAGGTGGTGCCGGGCTGGCGCTCGGCGCATGTCGCCATCGCCGACCACCAGAGCCAGTGGCCGGCCGCCGTTCTGGGCGGCCTGGGCACGCCCTGGAACACGCTGCAGCCCCAGGGCCGTCTCGCGCTGCAGACGCGCGGCCTCACCGTGGACTGGGCGGCCGGCCGCACCGTGCTGTCGGGGCAGATGCAGCTGGATGCGCTGGGCATGTCCTCGCGCCTGTCCACGCTGCGCCCCATGGGCAGCTACCGCCTGGCATTGCAAGGCGGGAACGCGCCCACCCTCACGCTCACCACCCTGGAAGGCGCGCTGCTGCTCAGCGGCAGCGGCCAGTGGGTGGGACAGCGCCTGCGCTTTACCGGCGAAGCCACGGCCGCGCCGGACCGCGAGGCCGCCCTGGCGAACCTCCTGAACATCATCGGACGGCGCACCGGCGCCCGCTCCATCATCACCGTGGGTTGA